The following proteins are co-located in the Perca fluviatilis unplaced genomic scaffold, GENO_Pfluv_1.0 PFLUV_unplaced_scaf_8, whole genome shotgun sequence genome:
- the LOC120555327 gene encoding uncharacterized protein LOC120555327, whose product MESARVWRNPLCCLICKTSQDQLPTHLARVCMKDCTPEERNAELQRAKESQLQWARKARIWDYADLSAIVQDDPTCRTLTKTLLQRGFLVTNVPLPAATATSGSAEEPGTSSTRQSLSSTGKCSLLNSFKATADDTCCRLQRGETVDEGRLADLRNFCIAFLVLKLRKTTRQVRELTVHEWFGRARVNQGAVVKMTAARGVEDSFTLTLQQEAWFSCYMDSIRSVYLKSQAVAGSDQDRFFLGKNGMPLTHATTVIDRFCRRHGPLEDEGSMSTVVSAKRKASMTWDNFLEEFPMTLHGVPPSQEESKAKGYEGGRVFYHKWRDMQRKLRMDYILMDYPHQKPSQARVRYQLQREGWTSNAPKVDEILACWKSEGGSVLADPNIMQSVLDQKWKGLAIIDLGPPKGKGVVATMPFQAGDVVCDYHGELVTEAEGRQRQSHVPDGTDMYFFYFRSHSGARMCLDAQKFPCFCHPSIDTYGRRMNHSSKNFNVKPVRLALPFSGGLRDSMIFVATRNVTVKEELTWDYGVRQSSFGGEGRNLEWLNE is encoded by the exons AT GGAATCTGCCAGAGTTTGGAGGAACCCACTCTGCTGCCTGATCTGCAAGACTTCCCAGGACCAGCTCCCCACCCACCTGGCCCGGGTCTGCATGAAGGACTGTACCCCAGAGGAGCGCAATGCCGAGTTACAGCGAGCCAAGGAGTCCCAGCTGCAGTGGGCAAGGAAAGCTCGCATTTGGGATTACGCCGATTTATCTGCCATAGTGCAGGACGACCCAACCTGCAGGACGCTGACAAAGACGTTGCTGCAACGTGGGTTTCTGGTCACCAACGTGCCGCTGCCCGCTGCAACGGCAACGAGTGGCTCGGCCGAGGAACCGGGGACCAGTTCTACAAGGCAGTCCCTCTCCTCCACTGGAAAGTGCAGCCTGCTGAATAGCTTCAAGGCCACCGCTGACGACACCTGTTGCAGGCTCCAGCGGGGTGAGACCGTGGATGAGGGTAGGTTGGCAGACCTGAGGAACTTCTGCATCGCATTCTTGGTGCTGAAGCTGCGGAAGACAACCCGGCAGGTCAGGGAGCTGACCGTGCACGAGTGGTTTGGGCGAGCAAGGGTCAACCAGGGTGCGGTTGTAAAAATGACTGCCGCCCGTGGAGTAGAGGACAGCTTTACCCTGACATTGCAACAAGAAGCCTGGTTCAGCTGTTACATGGACAGCATCCGGTCAGTCTACCTGAAGAGCCAAGCAGTCGCAGGATCCGACCAGGACAGGTTTTTCTTGGGGAAGAACGGCATGCCCCTGACCCATGCCACCACAGTGATCGATCGTTTCTGCAGAAGGCATGGACCGCTGGAGGATGAGGGGAGCATGTCCACTGTCGTGTCTGCAAAACGCAAAGCCAGCATGACATGGGACAATTTTCTGGAGGAGTTCCCTATGACTTTGCATGGCGTTCCTCCCTCTCAGGAGGAGTCAAAAGCGAAGGGATATGAAGGGGGGCGTGTCTTCTACCACAAGTGGAGGGACATGCAGAGGAAACTCAGGATGGATTACATCCTTATGGACTACCCACATCAAAAGCCTTCACAAGCAAGGGTGAGGTACCAGCTGCAAAGGGAAGGATGGACTTCCAATGCCCCCAAGGTGGATGAAATCTTGGCATGCTGGAAAAGTGAGGGGGGGTCTGTCCTCGCGGACCCAAACATAATGCAGTCAGTCCTGGACCAGAAGTGGAAGGGCCTGGCCATCATAGACCTGGGACCACCAAAGGGAAAGGGCGTGGTGGCAACTATGCCGTTCCAGGCTGGAGATGTAGTCTGCGACTATCACGGGGAGCTGGTCACAGAGGCAGAAGGAAGGCAAAGGCAGAGTCACGTACCAGATGGTACTGACATGTACTTTTTCTACTTTAGAAGCCACAGTGGTGCCAGGATGTGCCTGGATGCACAGAAATTCCCCTGCTTCTGCCACCCCAGCATTGACACTTATGGCAGGAGGATGAATCACTCAAGCAAGAACTTTAATGTCAAGCCAGTGCGCTTAGCGTTGCCTTTTTCTGGAGGACTCAGGGACAGCATGATCTTTGTTGCCACTAGAAATGTGACTGTAAAAGAGGAGCTCACATGGGACTATGGTGTCAGACAATCGTCTTTTGGAGGAGAGGGCCGGAATCTGGAATGGCTGAACGAGTAG
- the LOC120555336 gene encoding gap junction gamma-1 protein-like: MSWGFLTQLLDEISNHSTFVGKIWLTLLIIFRIVLTAVGGEAIYSDEQSNFVCNTLQPGCENVCYDAFAPLSHIRFWAFQVIIIATPTIMYLGFAMHKIARMEDDDYRPQELEAEKETKKPSKKHFGKRGIKRDGLMKFYVFQLLLRAILEASFLFGQYILYGLEVAPVYVCTHAPCPNKVDCFVSRPTEKTTFLRIMYTISALCLLFTVLEILHLGVSGIRDCFCARRPQPRTAHHPDLSSQRSSICRQTSAPPGSHTALKKDPSGKMGFRDNEGDSGRESFGDEASSRELERLGRHLKLAQQRLDIAYEKGLCI, encoded by the exons ATGAGTTGGGGTTTCCTTACACAGCTGTTGGATGAGATTTCCAACCACTCAACCTTCGTGGGCAAAATCTGGCTGACATTACTCATCATCTTTCGCATAGTTTTAACTGCTGTCGGGGGCGAGGCAATCTACTCTGATGAACAGAGTAATTTTGTGTGTAACACGCTCCAACCCGGTTGCGAAAATGTTTGCTACGATGCGTTTGCACCGCTGTCACACATTCGCTTCTGGGCGTTTCAGGTCATTATCATCGCCACGCCGACCATCATGTACCTGGGTTTCGCAATGCATAAGATTGCACGCATGGAGGACGATGACTACCGGCCGCAAGAGCTAGAGGCAGAAAAGGAAACCAAAAAGCCCAGCAAAAAACACTTTGGAAAACGTGGCATCAAGCGGGATGGCCTGATGAAGTTCTACGTTTTTCAGCTGCTGTTGCGTGCCATCTTAGAGGCCTCGTTCCTGTTTGGACAGTACATCCTTTACGGACTGGAGGTGGCCCCGGTGTACGTATGCACGCACGCCCCTTGCCCAAACAAGGTGGATTGCTTCGTCTCGCGCCCCACAGAGAAAACCACCTTCTTGCGTATTATGTACACCATCAGCGCCCTGTGTCTGCTCTTCACCGTGTTGGAGATTCTTCACCTCGGCGTCAGCGGTATCCGGGACTGCTTTTGTGCACGGCGGCCTCAGCCTCGCACTGCCCATCACCCAGATCTGTCCAGCCAGAGGTCCTCCATCTGCCGCCAGACATCCGCACCTCCAGGCTCCCACACGGCTCTGAAGAAGGACCCGTCAGGGAAAATGGGCTTCAGGGACAACGAGGGAGACTCGGGACGCGAGTCGTTTGGCGACGAGGCTTCATCGCGGGAACTGGAGAGGCTGGGAAGACACCTGAAACTGGCTCAGCAGCGTCTGGACATAGCATATGAGAAAG GTCTTTGTATCTAA